The following proteins come from a genomic window of Bactrocera tryoni isolate S06 chromosome 1, CSIRO_BtryS06_freeze2, whole genome shotgun sequence:
- the LOC120766777 gene encoding leucine-rich repeat-containing protein 40 isoform X3 has product MTCRNYPSYYRCLSQENYFNFGNLVTGSSPHHQNNGSNDLSGSNNLNYNNFLQFPTTSWRSLDTNIDAAATSSCYSTSPYFDPMNNNRASGGEGGIDATTSTTNSVHSINNSASRTCRVRSRLGELNPLFHKRNKTEDDKAFPPHLIKQARKTGALQLSGRGLTSVPDKIYQINQTDKDLPTSLEQLTVQEEDAWWNQMPLTNLDLSSNALTHLSPKIENLETLTTLTLHDNLLTSLPRSICRLEKLVRVNLSRNKLRELPVDFYSLPELRYLNISYNEFEELHPAVSDLHMLEYLDASHNSLTGLPNGIGFLVRVSELLLSHNHIKELPSDLVNMRSLQKLDLNHNDLIALPEDMGSLRKLLCLYLQHNDITQLPTFEGCQNLQELYVANNLVGKLPESFCSNLPHLKILDLRDNKITKIPDEISLLKNLIRLDLTNNSISNLPLSLGSLAHLVSLQIDGNPIKSIRRDILQCGTNRILRTLRERARASSENQQHHNQGDSVSLNSASLSSTTFVQNNTDKMGADGLNSPRRPAGGCDEDTTFPDKYKMRNTHTLNVTMQYLSTVPDEVFQTAAEEHVSCVDFSKNRLEKLPDALHLLKGSASELVFSNNQITKVPTFLSQFTRLTLLNLSCNQLTDLPKEMGVLNTLRELNICNNRFDHLPTCLYHTQNLEILLASDNRIKHIDATPEGLGALKRLTILDLRNNNIEQVPPVLGNLTHIATLELIGNPFRQPRHQILAKGTDAIMSYLRDRIPA; this is encoded by the exons atgac TTGCCGCAATTATCCATCATATTATCGCTGTCTCAGCcaggaaaattattttaatttcggaAACCTGGTCACTGGAAGCAGTCCACATCATCAAA ataaCGGCTCCAACGATCTATCTGGcagtaataatttgaattataataatttcttacaATTCCCCACGACGTCCTGGCGCTCGTTGGACACAAATATTGATGCTGCAGCAACGAGTAGCTGTTATAGTACTTCGCCATATTTTGACCCAATGAACAACAACAGAGCTAGTGGTGGCGAGGGCGGCATCGATGCTACCACATCCACTACCAACTCTGTGCACTCTATTAATAATTCTGCATCGCGCACTTGTCGCGTACGTTCAAGGCTGGGTGAATTGAATCCATTATtccataaaagaaataaaactgaaGATGACAAAGCATTTCCACCACATCTAATTAAACAGGCACGCAAAACAGGCGCTTTACAGCTGAGCGGCAGAGGCTTAACATCAG TGCCCGACAAAATTTACCAAATAAATCAGACTGACAAGGATTTGCCAACTTCATTGGAACAGCTCACTGTCCAGGAAGAAGATGCTTGGTGGAATCAAATGCCTTTAACCAATTTGGATTTGAGTTCAAACGCTTTGACACATCTATCGCCAAAAATTGAGAATCTCGAAACATTGACCACATTGACG CTGCACGACAATTTACTAACCAGCCTTCCTAGATCCATATGCAGGTTAGAGAAACTAGTGCGTGTGAATTTGAGTCGCAATAAGTTGAGAGAGTTGCCTGTTGATTTCTACTCGTTACCTGAGCTCCGTTACTTGAATATATCGTACAATGAATTTGAAGAATTACACCCCGCTGTCAGCGATTTGCACATGCTGGAATATTTG GATGCTTCACATAACTCACTTACGGGGCTACCGAATGGTATTGGCTTTCTGGTGCGCGTATCTGAGCTTTTACTCTCACATAACCATATAAAAGAACTGCCCTCCGATCTGGTGAATATGCGTT CGCTACAAAAATTGGATCTGAATCATAACGACTTGATTGCTTTGCCCGAGGATATGGGCAGTCTGCGCAAATTGTTATGTTTATATCTGCAGCACAATGACATAACGCAATTACCCACCTTCGAGGGTTGTCAGAATTTGCAGGAATTATACGTTGCCAATAACTTAGTTGGG AAATTACCGGAGAGTTTTTGCTCAAACTTGCCACATTTGAAAATTCTCGATTTGCGCGATAACAAAATTACGAAAATTCCGGACGAAATTTCGCTACTGAAAAATCTCATTCGGCTCGACCTTACCAATAATTCCATAAGCAATCTGCCCCTGTCGTTGGGCTCATTAGCGCATTTGGTTAGTCTGCAAATCGACGGCAATCCCATCAAGTCCATTCGTCGTGACATACTCCAGTGCGGAACAAATCGTATATTGCGTACATTGCGTGAACGTGCGCGTGCTTCTAGCGAAAATCAGCAGCACCATAATCAAGGCGATAGCGTTTCCCTAAACTCTGCGTCATTGTCGTCGACAACTTTCGTACAAAATAATACCGATAAAATGGGTGCGGATGGTTTGAATAGTCCACGTCGTCCGGCTGGTGGTTGTGATGAAGACACAACGTTTCCCGATAA ATACAAAATGAGAAACACGCATACATTAAATGTTACCATGCAGTACTTGTCCACAGTGCCTGACGAGGTGTTCCAAACGGCCGCTGAAGAGCATGTCAGCTGCGTAGATTTCTCCAAGAATCGTTTGGAAAAATTGCCAGATGC ACTTCATCTTCTTAAAGGCAGCGCTAGTGAGTTGGTGTTCTCCAACAATCAAATAACCAAAGTGCCGACATTTTTGTCGCAATTCACACGTCTTACTTTACTCAATTTGTCATGCAACCAACTGACCGACCTGCCAAAGGAGATGGGTGTACTGAACACCTTACGAGAATTGAATATTTGCAATAATCg CTTTGACCACTTACCGACCTGCCTTTATCACACGCAAAACCTGGAAATTCTACTGGCCAGCGACAATCGTATCAAGCATATCGATGCGACACCAGAAGGATTGGGCGCCTTGAAGCGTCTAACTATTTTAGATctgcgcaacaacaacattgagcAAGTGCCACCCGTACTTGGTAATCTGACACATATTGC TACACTGGAACTGATCGGGAATCCCTTCCGACAGCCACGCCATCAAATACTTGCCAAGGGCACCGATGCCATCATGTCGTACTTGCGTGATCGTATACCAGCTTAA
- the LOC120766777 gene encoding leucine-rich repeat-containing protein 40 isoform X4, translating to MPDKIYQINQTDKDLPTSLEQLTVQEEDAWWNQMPLTNLDLSSNALTHLSPKIENLETLTTLTLHDNLLTSLPRSICRLEKLVRVNLSRNKLRELPVDFYSLPELRYLNISYNEFEELHPAVSDLHMLEYLDASHNSLTGLPNGIGFLVRVSELLLSHNHIKELPSDLVNMRSLQKLDLNHNDLIALPEDMGSLRKLLCLYLQHNDITQLPTFEGCQNLQELYVANNLVGKLPESFCSNLPHLKILDLRDNKITKIPDEISLLKNLIRLDLTNNSISNLPLSLGSLAHLVSLQIDGNPIKSIRRDILQCGTNRILRTLRERARASSENQQHHNQGDSVSLNSASLSSTTFVQNNTDKMGADGLNSPRRPAGGCDEDTTFPDKYKMRNTHTLNVTMQYLSTVPDEVFQTAAEEHVSCVDFSKNRLEKLPDALHLLKGSASELVFSNNQITKVPTFLSQFTRLTLLNLSCNQLTDLPKEMGVLNTLRELNICNNRFDHLPTCLYHTQNLEILLASDNRIKHIDATPEGLGALKRLTILDLRNNNIEQVPPVLGNLTHIATLELIGNPFRQPRHQILAKGTDAIMSYLRDRIPA from the exons A TGCCCGACAAAATTTACCAAATAAATCAGACTGACAAGGATTTGCCAACTTCATTGGAACAGCTCACTGTCCAGGAAGAAGATGCTTGGTGGAATCAAATGCCTTTAACCAATTTGGATTTGAGTTCAAACGCTTTGACACATCTATCGCCAAAAATTGAGAATCTCGAAACATTGACCACATTGACG CTGCACGACAATTTACTAACCAGCCTTCCTAGATCCATATGCAGGTTAGAGAAACTAGTGCGTGTGAATTTGAGTCGCAATAAGTTGAGAGAGTTGCCTGTTGATTTCTACTCGTTACCTGAGCTCCGTTACTTGAATATATCGTACAATGAATTTGAAGAATTACACCCCGCTGTCAGCGATTTGCACATGCTGGAATATTTG GATGCTTCACATAACTCACTTACGGGGCTACCGAATGGTATTGGCTTTCTGGTGCGCGTATCTGAGCTTTTACTCTCACATAACCATATAAAAGAACTGCCCTCCGATCTGGTGAATATGCGTT CGCTACAAAAATTGGATCTGAATCATAACGACTTGATTGCTTTGCCCGAGGATATGGGCAGTCTGCGCAAATTGTTATGTTTATATCTGCAGCACAATGACATAACGCAATTACCCACCTTCGAGGGTTGTCAGAATTTGCAGGAATTATACGTTGCCAATAACTTAGTTGGG AAATTACCGGAGAGTTTTTGCTCAAACTTGCCACATTTGAAAATTCTCGATTTGCGCGATAACAAAATTACGAAAATTCCGGACGAAATTTCGCTACTGAAAAATCTCATTCGGCTCGACCTTACCAATAATTCCATAAGCAATCTGCCCCTGTCGTTGGGCTCATTAGCGCATTTGGTTAGTCTGCAAATCGACGGCAATCCCATCAAGTCCATTCGTCGTGACATACTCCAGTGCGGAACAAATCGTATATTGCGTACATTGCGTGAACGTGCGCGTGCTTCTAGCGAAAATCAGCAGCACCATAATCAAGGCGATAGCGTTTCCCTAAACTCTGCGTCATTGTCGTCGACAACTTTCGTACAAAATAATACCGATAAAATGGGTGCGGATGGTTTGAATAGTCCACGTCGTCCGGCTGGTGGTTGTGATGAAGACACAACGTTTCCCGATAA ATACAAAATGAGAAACACGCATACATTAAATGTTACCATGCAGTACTTGTCCACAGTGCCTGACGAGGTGTTCCAAACGGCCGCTGAAGAGCATGTCAGCTGCGTAGATTTCTCCAAGAATCGTTTGGAAAAATTGCCAGATGC ACTTCATCTTCTTAAAGGCAGCGCTAGTGAGTTGGTGTTCTCCAACAATCAAATAACCAAAGTGCCGACATTTTTGTCGCAATTCACACGTCTTACTTTACTCAATTTGTCATGCAACCAACTGACCGACCTGCCAAAGGAGATGGGTGTACTGAACACCTTACGAGAATTGAATATTTGCAATAATCg CTTTGACCACTTACCGACCTGCCTTTATCACACGCAAAACCTGGAAATTCTACTGGCCAGCGACAATCGTATCAAGCATATCGATGCGACACCAGAAGGATTGGGCGCCTTGAAGCGTCTAACTATTTTAGATctgcgcaacaacaacattgagcAAGTGCCACCCGTACTTGGTAATCTGACACATATTGC TACACTGGAACTGATCGGGAATCCCTTCCGACAGCCACGCCATCAAATACTTGCCAAGGGCACCGATGCCATCATGTCGTACTTGCGTGATCGTATACCAGCTTAA
- the LOC120766777 gene encoding leucine-rich repeat-containing protein 40 isoform X2, which produces MCGPAHRRLFYHIREYQMASSTSEQETEDEIEPKSQRKPLAIELPDKIYQINQTDKDLPTSLEQLTVQEEDAWWNQMPLTNLDLSSNALTHLSPKIENLETLTTLTLHDNLLTSLPRSICRLEKLVRVNLSRNKLRELPVDFYSLPELRYLNISYNEFEELHPAVSDLHMLEYLDASHNSLTGLPNGIGFLVRVSELLLSHNHIKELPSDLVNMRSLQKLDLNHNDLIALPEDMGSLRKLLCLYLQHNDITQLPTFEGCQNLQELYVANNLVGKLPESFCSNLPHLKILDLRDNKITKIPDEISLLKNLIRLDLTNNSISNLPLSLGSLAHLVSLQIDGNPIKSIRRDILQCGTNRILRTLRERARASSENQQHHNQGDSVSLNSASLSSTTFVQNNTDKMGADGLNSPRRPAGGCDEDTTFPDKYKMRNTHTLNVTMQYLSTVPDEVFQTAAEEHVSCVDFSKNRLEKLPDALHLLKGSASELVFSNNQITKVPTFLSQFTRLTLLNLSCNQLTDLPKEMGVLNTLRELNICNNRFDHLPTCLYHTQNLEILLASDNRIKHIDATPEGLGALKRLTILDLRNNNIEQVPPVLGNLTHIATLELIGNPFRQPRHQILAKGTDAIMSYLRDRIPA; this is translated from the exons ATGTGTGGTCCGGCGCATAGGCGTTTATTCTATCACATACGGGAATACCAAATGGCCTCCTCCACCAGCGAGCAGGAGACTGAAGATGAAATCGAGCCGAAAAGTCAACGTAAACCATTAGCTATCGAAT TGCCCGACAAAATTTACCAAATAAATCAGACTGACAAGGATTTGCCAACTTCATTGGAACAGCTCACTGTCCAGGAAGAAGATGCTTGGTGGAATCAAATGCCTTTAACCAATTTGGATTTGAGTTCAAACGCTTTGACACATCTATCGCCAAAAATTGAGAATCTCGAAACATTGACCACATTGACG CTGCACGACAATTTACTAACCAGCCTTCCTAGATCCATATGCAGGTTAGAGAAACTAGTGCGTGTGAATTTGAGTCGCAATAAGTTGAGAGAGTTGCCTGTTGATTTCTACTCGTTACCTGAGCTCCGTTACTTGAATATATCGTACAATGAATTTGAAGAATTACACCCCGCTGTCAGCGATTTGCACATGCTGGAATATTTG GATGCTTCACATAACTCACTTACGGGGCTACCGAATGGTATTGGCTTTCTGGTGCGCGTATCTGAGCTTTTACTCTCACATAACCATATAAAAGAACTGCCCTCCGATCTGGTGAATATGCGTT CGCTACAAAAATTGGATCTGAATCATAACGACTTGATTGCTTTGCCCGAGGATATGGGCAGTCTGCGCAAATTGTTATGTTTATATCTGCAGCACAATGACATAACGCAATTACCCACCTTCGAGGGTTGTCAGAATTTGCAGGAATTATACGTTGCCAATAACTTAGTTGGG AAATTACCGGAGAGTTTTTGCTCAAACTTGCCACATTTGAAAATTCTCGATTTGCGCGATAACAAAATTACGAAAATTCCGGACGAAATTTCGCTACTGAAAAATCTCATTCGGCTCGACCTTACCAATAATTCCATAAGCAATCTGCCCCTGTCGTTGGGCTCATTAGCGCATTTGGTTAGTCTGCAAATCGACGGCAATCCCATCAAGTCCATTCGTCGTGACATACTCCAGTGCGGAACAAATCGTATATTGCGTACATTGCGTGAACGTGCGCGTGCTTCTAGCGAAAATCAGCAGCACCATAATCAAGGCGATAGCGTTTCCCTAAACTCTGCGTCATTGTCGTCGACAACTTTCGTACAAAATAATACCGATAAAATGGGTGCGGATGGTTTGAATAGTCCACGTCGTCCGGCTGGTGGTTGTGATGAAGACACAACGTTTCCCGATAA ATACAAAATGAGAAACACGCATACATTAAATGTTACCATGCAGTACTTGTCCACAGTGCCTGACGAGGTGTTCCAAACGGCCGCTGAAGAGCATGTCAGCTGCGTAGATTTCTCCAAGAATCGTTTGGAAAAATTGCCAGATGC ACTTCATCTTCTTAAAGGCAGCGCTAGTGAGTTGGTGTTCTCCAACAATCAAATAACCAAAGTGCCGACATTTTTGTCGCAATTCACACGTCTTACTTTACTCAATTTGTCATGCAACCAACTGACCGACCTGCCAAAGGAGATGGGTGTACTGAACACCTTACGAGAATTGAATATTTGCAATAATCg CTTTGACCACTTACCGACCTGCCTTTATCACACGCAAAACCTGGAAATTCTACTGGCCAGCGACAATCGTATCAAGCATATCGATGCGACACCAGAAGGATTGGGCGCCTTGAAGCGTCTAACTATTTTAGATctgcgcaacaacaacattgagcAAGTGCCACCCGTACTTGGTAATCTGACACATATTGC TACACTGGAACTGATCGGGAATCCCTTCCGACAGCCACGCCATCAAATACTTGCCAAGGGCACCGATGCCATCATGTCGTACTTGCGTGATCGTATACCAGCTTAA
- the LOC120766777 gene encoding leucine-rich repeat-containing protein 40 isoform X1 translates to MTCRNYPSYYRCLSQENYFNFGNLVTGSSPHHQNNGSNDLSGSNNLNYNNFLQFPTTSWRSLDTNIDAAATSSCYSTSPYFDPMNNNRASGGEGGIDATTSTTNSVHSINNSASRTCRVRSRLGELNPLFHKRNKTEDDKAFPPHLIKQARKTGALQLSGRGLTSVPDKIYQINQTDKDLPTSLEQLTVQEEDAWWNQMPLTNLDLSSNALTHLSPKIENLETLTTLTLHDNLLTSLPRSICRLEKLVRVNLSRNKLRELPVDFYSLPELRYLNISYNEFEELHPAVSDLHMLEYLDASHNSLTGLPNGIGFLVRVSELLLSHNHIKELPSDLVNMRSLQKLDLNHNDLIALPEDMGSLRKLLCLYLQHNDITQLPTFEGCQNLQELYVANNLVGKLPESFCSNLPHLKILDLRDNKITKIPDEISLLKNLIRLDLTNNSISNLPLSLGSLAHLVSLQIDGNPIKSIRRDILQCGTNRILRTLRERARASSENQQHHNQGDSVSLNSASLSSTTFVQNNTDKMGADGLNSPRRPAGGCDEDTTFPDKHNSNTYMNMNVNMDQPSGTAEQAQTMHSMQQFAYNYNCYEYMKMDISKFVNPYFPYNNCYGTLTSSYDPHYPIYQQPIPYENNHGHGGCSIYSQNIF, encoded by the exons atgac TTGCCGCAATTATCCATCATATTATCGCTGTCTCAGCcaggaaaattattttaatttcggaAACCTGGTCACTGGAAGCAGTCCACATCATCAAA ataaCGGCTCCAACGATCTATCTGGcagtaataatttgaattataataatttcttacaATTCCCCACGACGTCCTGGCGCTCGTTGGACACAAATATTGATGCTGCAGCAACGAGTAGCTGTTATAGTACTTCGCCATATTTTGACCCAATGAACAACAACAGAGCTAGTGGTGGCGAGGGCGGCATCGATGCTACCACATCCACTACCAACTCTGTGCACTCTATTAATAATTCTGCATCGCGCACTTGTCGCGTACGTTCAAGGCTGGGTGAATTGAATCCATTATtccataaaagaaataaaactgaaGATGACAAAGCATTTCCACCACATCTAATTAAACAGGCACGCAAAACAGGCGCTTTACAGCTGAGCGGCAGAGGCTTAACATCAG TGCCCGACAAAATTTACCAAATAAATCAGACTGACAAGGATTTGCCAACTTCATTGGAACAGCTCACTGTCCAGGAAGAAGATGCTTGGTGGAATCAAATGCCTTTAACCAATTTGGATTTGAGTTCAAACGCTTTGACACATCTATCGCCAAAAATTGAGAATCTCGAAACATTGACCACATTGACG CTGCACGACAATTTACTAACCAGCCTTCCTAGATCCATATGCAGGTTAGAGAAACTAGTGCGTGTGAATTTGAGTCGCAATAAGTTGAGAGAGTTGCCTGTTGATTTCTACTCGTTACCTGAGCTCCGTTACTTGAATATATCGTACAATGAATTTGAAGAATTACACCCCGCTGTCAGCGATTTGCACATGCTGGAATATTTG GATGCTTCACATAACTCACTTACGGGGCTACCGAATGGTATTGGCTTTCTGGTGCGCGTATCTGAGCTTTTACTCTCACATAACCATATAAAAGAACTGCCCTCCGATCTGGTGAATATGCGTT CGCTACAAAAATTGGATCTGAATCATAACGACTTGATTGCTTTGCCCGAGGATATGGGCAGTCTGCGCAAATTGTTATGTTTATATCTGCAGCACAATGACATAACGCAATTACCCACCTTCGAGGGTTGTCAGAATTTGCAGGAATTATACGTTGCCAATAACTTAGTTGGG AAATTACCGGAGAGTTTTTGCTCAAACTTGCCACATTTGAAAATTCTCGATTTGCGCGATAACAAAATTACGAAAATTCCGGACGAAATTTCGCTACTGAAAAATCTCATTCGGCTCGACCTTACCAATAATTCCATAAGCAATCTGCCCCTGTCGTTGGGCTCATTAGCGCATTTGGTTAGTCTGCAAATCGACGGCAATCCCATCAAGTCCATTCGTCGTGACATACTCCAGTGCGGAACAAATCGTATATTGCGTACATTGCGTGAACGTGCGCGTGCTTCTAGCGAAAATCAGCAGCACCATAATCAAGGCGATAGCGTTTCCCTAAACTCTGCGTCATTGTCGTCGACAACTTTCGTACAAAATAATACCGATAAAATGGGTGCGGATGGTTTGAATAGTCCACGTCGTCCGGCTGGTGGTTGTGATGAAGACACAACGTTTCCCGATAA ACATAACTccaatacatatatgaatatgaatgtGAATATGGATCAGCCAAGCGGAACAGCAGAACAAGCCCAAACGATGCATTCAATGCAACAATTtgcatacaattacaattgctatGAGTATATGAAAATGGATATATCCAAATTTGTGAATCCATATTTCCCCTATAATAACTGCTACGGTACATTAACATCATCCTATGACCCGCATTATCCGATCTATCAACAACCAATACCATATGAAAATAATCATGGCCACGGCGGCTGCAGTATTTATTCGcagaatattttctaa